The DNA sequence GCCCTGCTGGCGGCCATCAACAACGCCATGTACTGGCAACATTAAGGAACCGCCATGAACCGTATTAACGCCGTTATTCTTGATTGGGCAGGCACCACCGTCGATTTCGGCTCCTTTGCGCCGACGCAGATTTTCGTTGAAGCCTTTCGCCAGGCCTTTGATATGGATATTACGCTTGAAGAGGCAAGAGTGCCGATGGGCCTTGGCAAATGGCAGCATATTGAAGCACTGGGAAAACTACCCGCCGTAGATGCCCGCTGGCAGACAAAGTTTGGTCGTGCGATGAATGCTGCGGATATCGATGCTATCTACGCCGCCTTTATGCCGCTGCAAATTGCTAAAGTCGTCGATTTTTCTGCGCCAATCGCCGGGGTTGTCGACACGATTACCGCACTACGCGCCGATGGGATAAAAATTGGCTCCTGTTCCGGCTATCCGCGCCCGGTCATGGAAAAGCTGGCGCCCGCCGCCGCCGCGCAGGGCTATGCGCCTGACTATTGGGTCGCGACGGATGACCTCGCCGCCGGGGGACGACCGGGTCCGTGGATGGCCCTGCAGAACGTGATTGCGCTGAGCATTGATTCGGTTGCCCACTGCGTCAAGGTTGATGATTCCGCCCCGGGCATTACCGAAGGATTAAACGCCGGAATGTGGAGCGTGGGGCTGGCGGTTTCCGGTAACGAATTCGGCGCCACCTTGGAGGAGTATCAACAGATGACCGCTGAAGATATTGCCACCCGCCGCGAGCACGCTGCCGGTAAGCTGTACGCCGCCGGTGCACACTATGTGGTAGATACCCTGGCGGACTTACCGGGCGTCATTGCCGACATTAATTGCCGTCTGGCAAAAGGTGAACGCCCATAGATTGGTTTCACCTGTCCACGGCTAATTATACGCGCACTTTCGTAGCAACCAGCAGGCCGGTAATCAGCATCAACGAACCGGAAAGGATCAGCGGCGACAGCAGGCCAAGATGATCCAGAGCTACGCCGCCGACCGCTGCGCCACAGGTGTTGGCCAGCTGGATCACCGCCACCTGAATCGACCCGGCTTTTTCGGCCTGGTCGGAAAGAGAGCGGGTGATCCACGTCGACCAGCCTACCGGTACCAGCGCGAAAGCAAAGCCCCAGATAACCGCTACCGTAGACGCCACAATTTTACTCTCCCCCCACAAAACTAGCACCGCGGCGCTGATAGCCAGTACCACCGGGGCAATCGCCAGTGCCGCTTTTACCGAGCGCTTGAGCAGCATTGAAGAGAGCGAGGTACCAACGAAGCTGGCGATACCGAAGCTCAGCAGCACCAGCGTCAGGCCGTCAACGTCAAAGCCCGCCAGCGTCATGTACACCGGGCGAATATAGGTAAAAAAGGCGAACTGACCGGCGAAAGCCATAAAGATGGCGCACATTCCGGCCATTACGCCGGGGCGCTTCAGCAGGCCGAACATATTTTGCTGCGCCGAGGTCGACTCGCCGGGCAGAGAAGGCAGCGCCTTGAGTACCCAAATTGTACAGACCACGCCCATCACCGCGGCGGCGTTAAAAACATGACGCCAGCCGATAATCCCGCCGAGAAAGCTACCCAACGGCGCGGCGATCACCAGCGCTATCGACACCGCGCCGAAAATGACCGACAGCGCTTTGGGAACCACGCGCATCGGTACCAGCCGCATGGTAAGCGACGCCGACATAGCCCAGAAGCCGCCCAGCGCCAGTCCAAGGCAGGCGCGACCGAGGAGCAATAATGAAAAGCTGTTGGCAAAGGAGACCAACAGGCAGGAAATGGTCAGCAGCACCGAAAAAAGAATCACCACATAGCGGCGATCGGTACCGCGGATTATCGAGGTTATAAACAGGCTGGCAAACATCGCCACGAACGCCGTGGTGGTAACCGACTGTCCGGCAACGCCTTCAGAGATGCCTAAATCCTGCGCCATTGGCGTAAGCAGACTTACCGGCAGGAACTCAACGGTAATCAGGCAGGCAACGCAGAAGGCCACCGCAAAGACCGCTGACCAGTTTGGTCGTGCTGCCTGACTGGCGTGTGGCGTGGATGCATTCGAAGGAGTCATAAGTTACCTGCATGGTTGAACATGGAGAAGCCGCGCAGTGTAACATTTTAAATGTGACGAAATTAACGTTTTGACAACTTTTTCACCAGTATCGCCCGCAACCACAAGATTCGCAGGATTAACGATAATTTCATTGGAAGTACGGCCAGATAATGACGCTTTGTGGCGATGCCTTTTGCCGGGTTGACTTCGCCGGTGTAGATTTTTAACGAAGCCAACGGCGCACAGGGAAGTGATATCAATGTAGCCAGTGGACGCCATCTTCCGGCAAAAACAGCGTGTTATAGCGCTCCTGCAGAGCGTGCAGCTCGCTAACTTCCGGCTCAAGCTCGCGGAGAAATCCTTGCGCGAGACGGATTTGCGCTTCGGTAATCGGCGCAGCGAGGCGGGATTTTTGCATCAACCGATACCAGTAGTGCAGGTTCTGCTCGCTGCCGTCGACGACCGCAACCTGCCAGATAAGCAGCACCTGCGCGGCATTTTGCAGATGCGCTTCGTTAGGCCGTTCAAGGTAGCGCAGATACTCATTACCGGCGGTTTTCCCCAGCTGATCGATCATCGATTCCAGCGGCACCGGCGTAATGCCTAGCCGTTCGCTCAGACGGCGAATCGCGCGGCGTGAATCAGAGGTAAGCACCCGAAATCCCACAACAAATACCACTATCAGCGTGGCCAGTCCTAACCAGATCATGCATCCTCTCATTCAATCGCAGCCCCACTATCATAATGGGAATTTGTCCGCTGTCGACTGCCGGACGTATCATTATGTGACTTATCGCGATTGCGGATAGCTATGCGAGCTGCCGCATTAAACAGCCCTGCACGAAGCCTAAAAAACCGGAACAGAAGATAAGATGATCGTTAATAAGGGCGATAGAGGCCATGGCGGGTATAGCGGGTAGTGTTGCCAGCACGTCATTCACAACGGCAGGAGAGATATTTAATTTTACTGATATATTCACCATACATTACTTTAAATTATTCACTCATTTTATATATTAATCTTATTCCTGCCAGAACCCCTGCATCTATTATGTACAGAGAACAAGCCGCATGATATTGTTCCTGCAGAATCAGCAAAGGAATATATATGCATCGGCAACCTCACCTCGCAAAACAAACTATTGACGCGCGTTTACTCAACCAACTCAATAAAAAAACGCAGAGCAAAACAGATAAGCTATCGCATAGCGGTAAATTAGTTTATATCAATGATGACTACTGCGAGATTACGCGCAATTATACTTCATTTTATGGGATGAACATCCTGGGTATTGCGCTATTCTTACCTGTCGTTATTTTATGCTTTGGCGTGGTGTTGTTTTTCTTATACGATGCGACATTCAATTTTAAAACATATATTGAAACCTGGAGTTCCAGACCAAACGCTCACTTCCTGCTACATTTTGCGTTTTTCATTATACTTTTTATGACGTTTGCTTTCGCGGCTATTGTTAATTACTTTATCTTTGCTCCCCGACACTATCCTGTTCGCTTCAACAGAAAGACCGGTAAGGTTTATGTTTACGATTATGTTTTGTATAGTATTACTTATAAATTAACCTATACCTTCTGGTGGCATCTTCCTTTTTATAAGCCAACTAAAGCCGAATGCAAAGAGTATGACTGGAGTCTGATCCAAGCCATCAGTATCTTTTCACGCAATAAGCACTCATCATCCTCCACAATTCGCTGTATCGTTTATGACTCCAGCATCAGCACCACTATGATCGATTCCTTTAACCTGATATCGACTGACGCAGGTACGGACGCGCTATTTATGCCTAACTACAAGCTGTGGTTATGGATTAGTAACTTTATGCAGTTTAACGATGACTTATTAGATACGTCGGTTAATGCGCAAGTAGGCATTTATGGCCGCGAAGTAAATTGGCCTGACGATCTGGATAAAAAATCTAAAGCATCATCTTTAGATGAGTACAGAAAAATCTGCCCTGAATAAAATCAGAGCAGATATTACTCCCCGGCAGGAATATTTCCTTTCGGGGAAGCTCAATTACTCAAAAAAGACCGCAATTTTGCTGAACATCGACGGATCGGACTGATTACGCACCACTTTCTCAACATCTTCCAGCTTTTCGATCTGGCTAATCATCTGCCCCAGGCGCTGATCGTCGTTGACCAGCAGCCAGATACGGCTCTGATTGCTGTCCTGAATCGGCAGGCAAAGAATGCCTTCTACGTTAAATGCGCGGCGGGCAAACAGGCCACAAACGTGGGTCATTACGCCGGGGTGGTTGCGCACGGTGAGCTGTAGAATAACGTTTTCATGAGTCGACTGTTGCATGGCTTATTCCCCCACCATTTCAGTATTGGCCGCACCCGGCGGTACCATCGGATACACTTTTTCTTCGGCATCGATACGCACGTGGATCAGCGCCGGGCCAGGACGGTCAATGATCGCCTGCAGCGCCGCCTGCGGGTCGGCTTCGTTATTTAAATCACAGGTTTGCAGACCAAACCCCGCGGCGATCTGCATAAAGTTGACCATCCCCGGATAGGTC is a window from the Klebsiella oxytoca genome containing:
- the phnX gene encoding phosphonoacetaldehyde hydrolase, whose protein sequence is MNRINAVILDWAGTTVDFGSFAPTQIFVEAFRQAFDMDITLEEARVPMGLGKWQHIEALGKLPAVDARWQTKFGRAMNAADIDAIYAAFMPLQIAKVVDFSAPIAGVVDTITALRADGIKIGSCSGYPRPVMEKLAPAAAAQGYAPDYWVATDDLAAGGRPGPWMALQNVIALSIDSVAHCVKVDDSAPGITEGLNAGMWSVGLAVSGNEFGATLEEYQQMTAEDIATRREHAAGKLYAAGAHYVVDTLADLPGVIADINCRLAKGERP
- a CDS encoding DUF1198 domain-containing protein, coding for MIWLGLATLIVVFVVGFRVLTSDSRRAIRRLSERLGITPVPLESMIDQLGKTAGNEYLRYLERPNEAHLQNAAQVLLIWQVAVVDGSEQNLHYWYRLMQKSRLAAPITEAQIRLAQGFLRELEPEVSELHALQERYNTLFLPEDGVHWLH
- the ilvN gene encoding acetolactate synthase small subunit encodes the protein MQQSTHENVILQLTVRNHPGVMTHVCGLFARRAFNVEGILCLPIQDSNQSRIWLLVNDDQRLGQMISQIEKLEDVEKVVRNQSDPSMFSKIAVFFE
- the nepI gene encoding purine ribonucleoside efflux pump NepI gives rise to the protein MTPSNASTPHASQAARPNWSAVFAVAFCVACLITVEFLPVSLLTPMAQDLGISEGVAGQSVTTTAFVAMFASLFITSIIRGTDRRYVVILFSVLLTISCLLVSFANSFSLLLLGRACLGLALGGFWAMSASLTMRLVPMRVVPKALSVIFGAVSIALVIAAPLGSFLGGIIGWRHVFNAAAVMGVVCTIWVLKALPSLPGESTSAQQNMFGLLKRPGVMAGMCAIFMAFAGQFAFFTYIRPVYMTLAGFDVDGLTLVLLSFGIASFVGTSLSSMLLKRSVKAALAIAPVVLAISAAVLVLWGESKIVASTVAVIWGFAFALVPVGWSTWITRSLSDQAEKAGSIQVAVIQLANTCGAAVGGVALDHLGLLSPLILSGSLMLITGLLVATKVRV
- a CDS encoding DUF6708 domain-containing protein; its protein translation is MHRQPHLAKQTIDARLLNQLNKKTQSKTDKLSHSGKLVYINDDYCEITRNYTSFYGMNILGIALFLPVVILCFGVVLFFLYDATFNFKTYIETWSSRPNAHFLLHFAFFIILFMTFAFAAIVNYFIFAPRHYPVRFNRKTGKVYVYDYVLYSITYKLTYTFWWHLPFYKPTKAECKEYDWSLIQAISIFSRNKHSSSSTIRCIVYDSSISTTMIDSFNLISTDAGTDALFMPNYKLWLWISNFMQFNDDLLDTSVNAQVGIYGREVNWPDDLDKKSKASSLDEYRKICPE